In Primulina huaijiensis isolate GDHJ02 chromosome 16, ASM1229523v2, whole genome shotgun sequence, a single genomic region encodes these proteins:
- the LOC140961233 gene encoding probable galacturonosyltransferase-like 1, with protein sequence MKNPAHLIFFQFFTITACFFLATSLAKQNEITKIPQIFREAPKFYNAPYCPSIVDSDDNNNMELVCSMGATHVAMTLDSAYIRGSMAAILSILQHTSCPQNIFLHFVVSASTSSSYLLTTIRASFPYLNFRVYRFHDTAVAGLISTSIRSALDCPLNYARSYLADLLPPCVRRVVYLDSDLVLVDDIAKLAATSLGGDKVLAAPEYCNANFTSYFTPTFWSSPSLSLTFADRKACYFNTGVMVIDLHRWRDGDYTRKIEEWMELQKRMRIYELGSLPPFLLVFAGKIAPVDHSWNQHGLGGDNFRGLCRDLHPGPVSLLHWSGKGKPWVRLDANRPCPLDALWAPYDLLKPPFSFDS encoded by the coding sequence ATGAAGAACCCTGCACACCTaatcttctttcaattttttacaATCACCGCTTGCTTCTTTCTTGCCACTTCTCTTGCAAAACAAAATGAAATAACCAAAATCCCACAAATATTTAGAGAAGCCCCCAAATTCTACAATGCCCCCTATTGCCCTTCTATTGTTGATTCCGACGATAACAACAACATGGAGCTGGTGTGCTCGATGGGAGCTACCCATGTGGCGATGACATTGGATTCGGCCTACATTCGAGGCTCCATGGCTGCCATCCTCTCCATCCTCCAACACACTTCTTGCCCTCAGAACATCTTCTTGCACTTCGTCGTCTCGGCCTCGACTTCATCCTCGTATTTACTTACGACGATTAGAGCGTCTTTCCCATACCTAAACTTCAGAGTCTACCGGTTCCACGATACGGCAGTGGCGGGTCTGATCTCCACATCTATCCGTTCGGCCCTCGACTGTCCTCTTAACTACGCCCGCAGCTACTTGGCTGACCTCCTGCCGCCCTGCGTCCGCCGTGTCGTGTATTTAGACTCTGACTTAGTCCTTGTCGATGATATTGCGAAGCTCGCCGCCACCTCCCTCGGGGGAGACAAGGTCCTGGCGGCTCCGGAGTACTGCAATGCCAATTTCACATCCTATTTCACCCCAACATTCTGGTCAAGCCCTTCGCTTTCCCTAACATTCGCCGATCGAAAAGCGTGCTATTTCAACACCGGAGTGATGGTGATCGACCTGCACCGGTGGCGGGACGGGGATTACACGAGAAAGATTGAAGAATGGATGGAGTTACAGAAGAGAATGAGGATATATGAACTGGGTTCTTTGCCGCCATTCTTGCTTGTTTTCGCCGGAAAAATAGCGCCGGTTGATCACAGCTGGAATCAACACGGCCTCGGCGGAGATAATTTCCGTGGGCTCTGCCGGGATTTGCATCCGGGCCCAGTTAGTTTGCTGCATTGGAGTGGGAAAGGGAAGCCATGGGTGAGGCTTGATGCTAACAGGCCCTGCCCATTGGATGCACTTTGGGCACCTTACGATCTGTTGAAACCTCCGTTTTCATTTGATTcttga
- the LOC140961956 gene encoding uncharacterized protein, with amino-acid sequence MATGFGESMSRHPPSPSCSGSNNNSDAGNFECNICFDLAQDPIVTLCGHLFCWPCLYKWLHIHSRSQECPVCKALIQEEKLVPLYGRGNNSTDPRSRSIPGLEIPHRPTGQRPETAPTPDPNANTFAQHGFGFMGGFGPFGGFAPMATANFGNFTFSAALGGLLPSFFNMQVHGFPNANMYGAGHGFHHGYSNAFHGGHAQGLPQRGNQEQQADSILKVLLLIIGLSVFLTLIWS; translated from the coding sequence ATGGCAACTGGGTTTGGGGAATCCATGAGCAGGCATCCCCCAAGCCCTTCTTGCTCCGGTAGTAATAACAACAGTGATGCTGGAAATTTTGAGTGTAATATCTGCTTTGATTTGGCGCAAGATCCAATTGTTACACTTTGTGGTCATCTCTTCTGCTGGCCATGTCTTTATAAGTGGCTTCATATTCATTCTCGTTCTCAAGAATGCCCTGTCTGCAAGGCCCTTATCCAGGAGGAAAAGTTAGTCCCTCTATATGGCCGTGGAAACAACTCGACTGATCCTCGATCTAGATCGATTCCAGGATTGGAGATTCCGCATCGTCCCACTGGGCAAAGACCTGAGACAGCTCCTACTCCAGATCCTAATGCTAATACTTTTGCACAACATGGATTTGGATTTATGGGAGGATTTGGTCCATTTGGAGGTTTTGCACCAATGGCTACTGCCAATTTTGGAAACTTTACATTCTCGGCTGCTCTAGGTGGCTTGCTTCCATCTTTCTTTAACATGCAAGTGCACGGATTTCCTAATGCCAACATGTATGGAGCGGGACATGGTTTCCACCATGGGTATTCAAATGCATTCCATGGTGGACATGCTCAGGGTCTCCCCCAACGTGGAAATCAGGAACAGCAGGCAGATTCTATATTGAAGGTTCTCTTGTTAATAATTGGTTTGAGTGTGTTCCTGACATTGATTTGGAGTTGA
- the LOC140961316 gene encoding pathogenesis-related protein 5-like has protein sequence MNPMASKQNVVHVLILIMFFTGGINIASGAIFTLQNSCSYMIWPGTLSGNGVAILGDGGFALAPGATIQLPAPAGWSGRFWARTGCNFDDSGNGKCATGDCGGMLKCTGGGVPPVTLAEFTLGSSGNMAEDFYDVSLVDGYNVGLGVRPSGGSGDCKYAGCVSDVNENCPKELQVVGEGGGAVVACKSACAAFNRPEFCCTGQYSTASTCSPTQYSQIFKNACPAAYSYAYDDATSTFTCTGSDYFITFCPTS, from the exons ATGAATCCCATGGCGAGTAAGCAAAATGTTGTCCATGTTCTGATCCTGATCATGTTCTTCACGG GAGGTATAAATATTGCTTCCGGGGCTATATTCACGCTCCAAAACAGCTGCAGTTACATGATTTGGCCAGGCACACTCTCTGGAAACGGCGTCGCCATTCTTGGAGATGGGGGCTTCGCGTTGGCTCCGGGAGCTACCATCCAGCTTCCCGCGCCTGCAGGTTGGTCCGGGCGTTTCTGGGCTCGTACGGGATGCAACTTTGATGACTCTGGAAATGGGAAGTGTGCGACCGGAGACTGTGGTGGCATGTTAAAATGCACCGGCGGAGGAGTTCCGCCCGTCACCCTCGCGGAATTCACTTTAGGAAGCAGCGGCAACATGGCCGAAGATTTCTACGACGTGAGCCTTGTGGATGGCTACAATGTCGGCCTTGGGGTGCGGCCCTCAGGTGGTTCGGGAGACTGCAAGTACGCCGGGTGCGTTTCGGACGTAAATGAGAACTGCCCGAAGGAGCTGCAGGTTGTCGGAGAAGGCGGAGGCGCTGTGGTGGCATGCAAGAGTGCGTGTGCGGCGTTCAATAGGCCGGAATTTTGCTGCACCGGCCAGTACTCGACGGCGAGTACATGCTCGCCGACGCAATACTCGCAGATATTCAAGAATGCATGTCCAGCGGCATACAGTTATGCGTATGATGATGCTACGAGTACGTTTACTTGCACTGGTTCAGATTACTTCATCACATTTTGTCCCACTTCATAA